A genomic segment from Desulfonatronum lacustre DSM 10312 encodes:
- a CDS encoding ABC transporter permease yields MIRTGRYSLRLLRVWLRNLVVYRRIWKVNFLVPLLEPLFYLLAFGIGFSGLVGEVFYAGESLTYVAFIAPALLAVAIMFNAFYETTFASFVRMYYQKTFDAMLSTPLSLEEIITAEILWGATKSVLAAGLMLMVIALFGLVRLPEGLWILPLAFLGGMVFGSVGMYFTGITPSIDMFNLPIFLFVTPLFLFSGTFFPVAGLPEWAQVVAWLSPLYHLVELSRLATMGRMESSAVISLGYLVLFSGVFFGLAIRAMRRRLVK; encoded by the coding sequence ATGATCCGGACCGGAAGGTATTCGTTGCGGTTGTTGCGTGTCTGGCTGCGTAATCTGGTGGTGTACCGGCGGATCTGGAAGGTCAACTTCCTGGTTCCGCTGCTGGAGCCGCTTTTTTATCTCCTGGCTTTCGGCATCGGGTTCAGCGGACTGGTGGGGGAGGTGTTCTATGCCGGAGAAAGCCTGACCTACGTGGCCTTCATCGCTCCGGCCCTGCTGGCCGTGGCGATCATGTTCAACGCCTTTTACGAGACCACCTTCGCCTCGTTCGTGCGCATGTACTACCAGAAAACCTTCGACGCCATGCTCTCCACGCCGCTGTCCCTGGAGGAGATCATCACCGCGGAGATCCTTTGGGGGGCGACCAAATCAGTCCTGGCCGCCGGGCTGATGCTGATGGTCATCGCCCTGTTCGGGCTGGTTCGTCTGCCCGAGGGGCTATGGATTCTGCCTCTGGCCTTTTTGGGCGGCATGGTCTTTGGCTCGGTAGGCATGTACTTTACCGGGATCACGCCGAGCATCGACATGTTCAACCTGCCGATCTTCCTGTTCGTCACCCCGCTGTTCCTGTTCAGCGGGACGTTCTTTCCGGTGGCCGGGTTGCCGGAATGGGCCCAGGTCGTGGCTTGGCTGTCGCCGCTTTACCACCTGGTGGAACTGTCCAGGCTGGCGACCATGGGCCGGATGGAGAGCAGCGCCGTGATCAGCCTGGGGTACCTGGTTCTGTTCAGCGGGGTGTTTTTCGGGCTGGCGATCCGGGCGATGCGGCGGCGGCTGGTCAAGTAG
- a CDS encoding ABC transporter ATP-binding protein, which yields MASQSNPPIIEARNLRKQFGSFTAVDDLSFHVEKGEFFGVLGPNGAGKTTAIRMIYGFSPLTSGSMRVFGLDIGQGWREVRSRLGVCQQENTLDPDLTVEQNLLIFAGYFSLPKVVAGRRTRELLEYFALEHKKQAKVEHLSGGMARRLMLARALINEPELIILDEPTTGLDPQSRHQVWDKLRELRSRGLTMLLTTHYMEEAAWLCDRLIIVDHGRVLVEGTPRELIREHAGDSVAEVESPTEELRAFVRSHGLAHDDLGERIIIYNTLGPELERRLREEFCAQTCTFRQGSLEDVFLRLTGRGLRE from the coding sequence ATGGCCTCTCAATCCAACCCGCCGATCATCGAGGCCCGCAATCTGCGCAAGCAATTCGGGTCGTTCACTGCCGTGGACGACCTGAGCTTTCACGTGGAGAAAGGAGAGTTTTTCGGGGTGTTGGGGCCCAATGGGGCGGGGAAGACCACGGCTATTCGGATGATCTACGGTTTTTCCCCCTTGACCTCCGGAAGCATGCGGGTTTTCGGGCTGGATATCGGGCAGGGCTGGCGGGAGGTTCGGTCCAGACTGGGGGTCTGCCAGCAGGAGAACACCCTGGACCCGGATCTGACCGTGGAGCAGAACCTGCTGATCTTCGCCGGATATTTTTCGTTGCCCAAGGTTGTGGCCGGACGACGGACCCGTGAACTGCTGGAGTACTTCGCCCTGGAGCACAAAAAACAGGCCAAGGTGGAGCACCTTTCCGGAGGCATGGCCCGGCGGTTGATGCTGGCTCGGGCCCTGATCAACGAGCCGGAGCTGATCATCCTGGACGAGCCGACCACCGGCCTGGACCCGCAGTCCCGGCATCAGGTCTGGGACAAGCTCCGGGAGCTGCGAAGCCGGGGGCTGACCATGCTGCTGACCACGCACTACATGGAGGAGGCGGCCTGGCTGTGCGACCGGTTGATCATCGTGGACCACGGACGGGTGCTGGTGGAGGGGACGCCGCGGGAACTGATCCGGGAGCATGCCGGGGATTCGGTGGCGGAGGTGGAGTCACCTACCGAGGAACTGCGGGCGTTTGTCCGTTCTCACGGTCTGGCCCACGATGATCTTGGAGAGCGAATCATCATCTACAACACCCTCGGGCCGGAGTTGGAACGCCGGTTGCGGGAGGAATTCTGCGCCCAGACCTGTACATTCCGTCAGGGGAGCCTGGAAGACGTGTTCCTGCGCTTGACCGGAAGGGGGTTGCGAGAATGA
- a CDS encoding Nif3-like dinuclear metal center hexameric protein yields MHVHELIAMIEATASPRWAASWDRGGVQVAAGKKRVGKLAVGLDPAPELIDQALAWGADFILVHHPLTLKPELPVLPNGYHHVLGALLRHDAWLYAAHTSLDVQPRGPVRWLAGELGLQNVSVLEETGRRVGRWFRILGPEGRIEQVAQGLEGRPGVEVYALGARALEAVAAPGSDFEVYGAISGADDNTLRVISHELDLPLEPLGFGFVGEMPESSPWEEFYEVLKRLIGGPPRALAGIIPEKVRRVACCPGSGASLLGRVAKVGAQVYVTGDLKYHDAQAVRELGYLVVDVGHFVLEERMMRVFSEELRRKLTHGAVEVAFFPGIDFLSSPSRYVEAGRGRGRGMRNGSDKAEY; encoded by the coding sequence ATGCACGTTCATGAACTGATTGCCATGATTGAGGCGACCGCGTCGCCACGATGGGCGGCGTCCTGGGACCGCGGCGGGGTGCAAGTGGCGGCGGGCAAGAAGCGGGTCGGCAAACTGGCCGTCGGGTTGGATCCCGCCCCCGAGTTGATCGATCAGGCCTTGGCCTGGGGCGCGGACTTTATCCTGGTACACCACCCGTTGACCCTGAAGCCGGAATTGCCTGTCCTGCCAAACGGATACCACCATGTCCTCGGGGCGTTGCTGCGCCATGACGCCTGGCTGTACGCCGCGCACACCAGCCTGGACGTTCAGCCTCGGGGGCCGGTGCGGTGGCTGGCCGGGGAACTGGGATTGCAAAACGTCTCCGTGCTGGAGGAAACAGGACGCCGTGTCGGGCGCTGGTTCCGGATCTTGGGCCCGGAGGGCCGGATTGAGCAGGTTGCGCAAGGGCTTGAAGGACGTCCGGGGGTCGAGGTCTATGCCCTTGGTGCGCGGGCTTTGGAAGCGGTGGCCGCTCCGGGGAGTGATTTCGAGGTGTATGGAGCGATATCCGGCGCGGATGACAACACGCTTCGGGTGATTTCCCATGAATTGGATCTGCCGTTGGAACCGCTCGGCTTCGGGTTCGTGGGCGAGATGCCGGAATCGTCTCCCTGGGAGGAGTTTTACGAGGTTTTGAAGCGGCTCATCGGCGGCCCCCCGAGGGCGCTGGCCGGGATTATTCCTGAGAAGGTGCGCAGGGTGGCTTGCTGTCCGGGGTCCGGGGCGTCGCTGCTGGGGCGGGTCGCCAAGGTCGGGGCTCAGGTCTACGTGACCGGCGACCTCAAGTACCATGACGCGCAGGCCGTCCGTGAGCTGGGGTATTTGGTGGTGGACGTGGGCCACTTCGTCCTGGAGGAGCGTATGATGCGCGTATTCTCCGAGGAATTGCGGCGCAAGCTGACCCACGGCGCCGTGGAGGTGGCTTTTTTCCCCGGAATCGATTTTTTGTCCTCGCCTTCCAGATATGTTGAAGCCGGGCGGGGACGCGGCCGGGGTATGCGAAACGGGTCGGATAAAGCGGAATATTGA
- a CDS encoding ABC transporter ATP-binding protein — translation MPTTDQFSIAASIVPPILDIHAATVYRGRNRVFHNLCLTIEHGRHTVILGPNGAGKSTLLKLLARELYPAAKPNTVLRLFGRERWDVWELRSRLGIVSSDLQQDYQGTASGREVVLSGLRSSIGTYAHQRFSREEHDRAERILEEIAGADLAQRPYASLSTGQQRRLLLARALVHDPEALLLDEPTSGLDIAACFHYLATIRELMRRGKTMILVTHHIHEIPPEVDRVVLLKAGRIVADGPKQAVLTEQALTDLFVVPLRLLESGGFYQVVPG, via the coding sequence ATGCCTACCACTGATCAGTTCTCCATTGCGGCCTCCATTGTCCCCCCCATTCTGGATATCCACGCCGCTACGGTTTACAGAGGCAGAAATCGGGTTTTTCATAACCTGTGCCTGACCATTGAGCATGGTCGACACACGGTGATTCTCGGCCCCAACGGCGCCGGTAAATCGACGCTGCTCAAACTTTTGGCCAGGGAACTCTATCCTGCCGCGAAACCGAACACGGTCCTTCGACTGTTCGGCCGGGAACGATGGGATGTCTGGGAACTGCGCTCCCGGCTGGGCATCGTCTCCTCCGATCTGCAGCAGGACTATCAAGGTACGGCCAGCGGCCGGGAAGTGGTCCTCTCCGGACTCAGATCATCCATCGGCACCTATGCCCACCAGCGGTTTTCCCGCGAGGAACACGACCGGGCCGAACGGATCCTGGAGGAAATCGCCGGGGCCGACCTGGCCCAGAGACCTTACGCATCCCTGTCGACGGGGCAGCAACGCCGCCTGCTGCTGGCCCGCGCCCTGGTCCACGACCCCGAGGCCCTGCTGCTGGATGAACCCACCTCGGGTTTGGATATCGCGGCCTGCTTCCACTACCTGGCCACGATCCGCGAGTTGATGCGGCGCGGCAAAACCATGATCCTGGTCACCCACCACATCCACGAGATCCCCCCGGAAGTCGACCGGGTCGTCCTGCTCAAGGCAGGCCGAATCGTGGCCGACGGCCCGAAACAGGCCGTGCTCACGGAACAGGCCCTGACCGATCTCTTCGTCGTCCCCCTGCGCCTGTTGGAATCCGGCGGCTTTTATCAGGTGGTTCCGGGCTGA
- a CDS encoding NAD(P)/FAD-dependent oxidoreductase produces the protein MRKVDVLIIGQGPAGLSAAIYTARAGMKTMVLGCAPKVAGDYDIDNYFGFDETISGRELIERGTRQAQRFGTEVLCDRVLGVHLGEQGRYHVRSEQDEYEAWAVILSTGVARVRPGIENLHDYEGKGVSYCVSCDGFFFRQKQVMVLGEGNFAANQALELLHYTPKVHVCTQGKALDMGAEFLDKLREAGIPVSERKIARLEGEDGLSAVRYEDGGHDAVDGLFIAMGQAGTSDFAVSLGLVMRKQFIEVDEQQRTNIPGIFAAGDCVGRFLQISVAVGEGALAARSAIEHVKKVRPKE, from the coding sequence ATGCGCAAGGTTGACGTACTGATCATCGGCCAGGGACCGGCGGGATTGTCCGCGGCCATTTACACAGCCAGGGCCGGAATGAAGACAATGGTCCTGGGGTGCGCGCCGAAGGTTGCCGGGGATTATGATATCGACAACTATTTCGGTTTTGACGAAACCATTTCCGGCAGGGAACTTATCGAGCGCGGCACGCGGCAGGCTCAACGGTTCGGGACGGAGGTTCTGTGCGACCGTGTCCTTGGGGTTCACCTGGGAGAGCAGGGCCGGTATCATGTCCGGAGCGAACAGGACGAGTACGAGGCCTGGGCGGTGATTCTCTCCACCGGCGTGGCCAGGGTCCGGCCGGGTATCGAGAATCTGCACGACTATGAAGGCAAGGGCGTTTCCTACTGCGTGAGTTGCGACGGCTTCTTTTTTCGCCAAAAACAGGTCATGGTGCTGGGCGAGGGGAATTTTGCGGCCAATCAGGCTCTGGAGCTGCTGCACTATACGCCCAAGGTCCATGTTTGCACCCAGGGCAAGGCCCTGGACATGGGGGCGGAGTTTCTGGACAAGCTGCGTGAGGCCGGAATACCGGTCTCGGAGCGCAAGATCGCCAGGCTGGAAGGGGAGGATGGTCTGTCCGCCGTGCGGTACGAAGACGGCGGGCATGACGCGGTGGACGGGCTGTTCATCGCCATGGGCCAGGCCGGGACTTCCGATTTCGCCGTCAGCCTGGGGCTGGTGATGCGCAAGCAGTTTATTGAGGTGGATGAACAGCAGCGGACCAATATCCCCGGAATTTTCGCGGCCGGAGACTGCGTCGGGCGATTTTTGCAGATCAGCGTTGCCGTGGGAGAAGGAGCCCTGGCCGCCAGGTCCGCCATTGAACACGTCAAAAAGGTCCGTCCCAAAGAATGA
- a CDS encoding TVP38/TMEM64 family protein, with amino-acid sequence MSRVGGRGLGPSALTIAGWTFAVAILAVMAAFGAAFDWSVVHVEAAQWTHAWWLVPILILAQALPFAFALPGSVMFLVIGLLYDPLPAAAMIAAGGVMGSMAAYYFSGRLAVSWVERVQRQKVYRVLRSNTNFLMLCAMRTLPGFPHSVINYGSGLLRIPLKRFIFSAILGYLVKGMLYASILHNVVDADEAGELFSLEVMWPLLVLAGLFVAGFVLQKAFGGSQSTS; translated from the coding sequence ATGAGTCGTGTCGGTGGACGGGGGCTCGGGCCCTCCGCGCTGACCATCGCGGGCTGGACTTTCGCGGTGGCGATACTGGCCGTCATGGCGGCTTTCGGAGCGGCTTTTGACTGGAGCGTGGTCCACGTCGAGGCCGCTCAATGGACCCATGCCTGGTGGCTCGTGCCGATATTGATCCTGGCCCAGGCCCTGCCTTTCGCCTTCGCCCTGCCTGGTTCGGTGATGTTTCTGGTCATCGGGCTGCTCTACGACCCGCTGCCGGCAGCGGCGATGATCGCCGCCGGAGGCGTGATGGGCAGTATGGCGGCCTACTACTTCTCCGGAAGGCTGGCTGTTTCCTGGGTGGAACGGGTTCAGCGGCAAAAGGTGTACAGGGTTTTGCGGAGCAACACGAACTTCCTGATGCTTTGCGCCATGCGCACCTTGCCCGGCTTTCCCCATTCCGTGATCAATTACGGTTCCGGGTTGTTGCGGATCCCCCTGAAACGTTTCATTTTCAGCGCGATTCTGGGGTATCTGGTCAAAGGCATGCTGTACGCCTCCATCCTGCATAACGTCGTGGACGCCGACGAGGCCGGGGAACTGTTCAGCCTGGAGGTGATGTGGCCGTTGTTGGTCCTCGCGGGCTTGTTCGTCGCGGGTTTTGTTCTGCAAAAGGCATTTGGCGGATCACAGTCGACAAGCTGA
- the ispD gene encoding 2-C-methyl-D-erythritol 4-phosphate cytidylyltransferase has product MKSTLRRPWAVVLAAGQSSRLERAGVGTRKQFLLWRGVPLFWHGVRVFAQIPDLRGVVVVFPAEELAVGEEWVRRLVDAEQPGLPVLTVQGGALRQDSVRLGLAEVPRESEIVLIHDAARPFVRPALVTALVAALREESSDVGDEAAVGAIPGLPVTDTVKQVSGGRVSATLDRATLRAVQTPQVFDRAVLEEAHRRCQQEQWEVTDDASLVERLGKVVRVIPGDPGNIKITNPDDLNLLKDPVEMITPIPCVGFGYDVHRFGPGRPLKLGGVPFPGAPEIIAHSDGDVLLHALADALLGCLGKGDIGELFPDSDARFENIDSAVLVSEVLELSHREGLVLTHVDLTIVAQIPKVAPRREEIRRNVARLLGLDSARVGVKASTEEGLGFTGAKQGIKAMAVVTAMRRPDSK; this is encoded by the coding sequence ATGAAATCCACTTTACGTCGTCCCTGGGCCGTGGTGCTGGCCGCCGGTCAAAGTTCCCGTTTGGAACGGGCCGGGGTGGGAACCAGGAAGCAGTTTCTGCTTTGGCGGGGCGTGCCCCTGTTCTGGCACGGTGTGCGTGTTTTCGCGCAAATTCCGGATCTGCGCGGGGTGGTGGTGGTTTTTCCGGCCGAAGAACTGGCCGTGGGAGAAGAATGGGTCCGGCGGCTCGTGGACGCGGAGCAGCCGGGGCTTCCTGTGTTGACGGTCCAGGGAGGGGCGTTGCGGCAGGATTCGGTCCGGCTCGGCCTGGCCGAGGTTCCGCGGGAAAGCGAGATCGTGCTGATCCATGACGCGGCCCGGCCCTTTGTCCGTCCGGCCCTGGTCACGGCTTTGGTGGCCGCATTGCGGGAAGAGTCGTCCGACGTCGGCGATGAAGCCGCGGTCGGAGCGATTCCCGGCCTTCCGGTGACCGATACCGTCAAGCAGGTCAGCGGAGGGCGGGTGTCGGCCACCTTGGACCGGGCCACCCTGCGAGCGGTGCAAACCCCCCAGGTCTTTGACCGCGCGGTCCTTGAAGAGGCCCACCGGCGTTGCCAGCAAGAGCAGTGGGAGGTGACGGACGACGCCTCCCTGGTGGAGCGGCTGGGCAAGGTCGTGCGCGTGATTCCCGGAGACCCCGGCAACATCAAGATCACCAACCCGGATGATCTCAACCTGCTCAAGGATCCCGTCGAGATGATCACTCCCATTCCCTGCGTGGGGTTCGGCTACGACGTTCATCGCTTTGGTCCTGGCCGTCCGTTGAAGCTGGGCGGCGTGCCCTTTCCCGGCGCTCCGGAGATTATCGCCCATTCCGACGGCGACGTGCTCCTGCATGCCCTGGCCGACGCCCTGCTGGGCTGTCTGGGCAAGGGCGACATCGGAGAACTCTTTCCGGATTCGGATGCACGGTTCGAGAACATCGACAGCGCCGTGCTGGTGTCCGAAGTTCTGGAATTGTCCCACAGGGAAGGGCTGGTCCTGACCCACGTGGACCTGACCATCGTCGCTCAGATCCCGAAGGTCGCTCCCCGGCGCGAGGAAATCCGGCGCAATGTCGCCAGGCTGCTGGGACTGGACTCCGCCCGGGTCGGGGTCAAGGCCAGCACCGAAGAAGGGCTGGGATTCACCGGCGCGAAGCAGGGCATCAAGGCCATGGCCGTGGTCACTGCCATGCGTCGCCCCGATTCGAAATAA
- a CDS encoding metallophosphoesterase has protein sequence MTFFQIAGLVYLSMHLLVWARMGAQLGLGLRKWLIGLPAILALTATPFLAYLIPAAWPQPLVRILWWLVFVWMGTVFYLFWLQILSMVLQGLLRLPPAAKTRWFPRGPRQLLAILALTAIIVLYGLYAATQWETPRIEIRTPLVTADTRIVLVSDTHFGVMTRQTWVERLVGFVDELEPDLVLLAGDQINDHPEWLNPKASAMARLAPPLGVFGVLGNHEFYVGLQTSRTFHNLAGIRLLRNETLILPDTGIQLIGIDDPTWGYMDREFMIRHLDRLTPELSPDHFQILLTHRPWAWDEKAAPLGIHLMVAGHTHGGQIFPFHWFVGMQHKYLAGHFQQSDSHLFVTTGAGTWGPPLRVGARPEVVVIDLIRDAN, from the coding sequence ATGACGTTTTTTCAAATCGCGGGCCTGGTCTATCTGTCCATGCACCTGCTGGTCTGGGCGCGGATGGGCGCTCAGCTCGGCCTCGGACTTCGGAAATGGCTGATCGGCCTGCCGGCGATCCTGGCCCTGACCGCGACCCCGTTTCTGGCCTACCTGATCCCGGCGGCCTGGCCCCAACCCTTGGTGCGCATCCTGTGGTGGCTGGTCTTTGTCTGGATGGGGACGGTCTTTTATCTGTTCTGGTTGCAAATCCTGAGTATGGTCCTGCAAGGCCTGCTCAGACTGCCTCCAGCCGCCAAAACCCGCTGGTTCCCCCGCGGCCCGCGCCAATTGCTCGCGATCCTGGCCCTGACAGCGATCATCGTGCTCTACGGCCTGTACGCGGCCACGCAGTGGGAAACGCCCCGGATCGAAATCCGCACGCCTCTGGTGACCGCGGACACCCGCATCGTGCTGGTCAGCGACACCCACTTCGGCGTAATGACCCGGCAGACTTGGGTAGAACGACTGGTCGGGTTCGTCGATGAACTGGAGCCGGACTTGGTGCTGCTGGCCGGGGATCAGATCAACGACCATCCGGAGTGGCTGAACCCCAAGGCCTCTGCCATGGCCCGCCTCGCCCCACCTTTGGGCGTTTTCGGCGTCCTGGGCAACCATGAATTCTACGTCGGCTTGCAAACCAGCCGAACCTTTCACAACCTGGCCGGAATCCGCCTGTTGCGCAACGAGACCTTGATCCTGCCGGACACGGGCATCCAGTTGATCGGCATCGACGATCCGACTTGGGGCTACATGGACCGCGAATTCATGATCCGCCACCTGGACCGGCTCACTCCCGAACTCTCGCCGGACCACTTCCAGATCCTGCTCACCCACCGGCCCTGGGCCTGGGACGAAAAAGCCGCGCCCCTGGGCATCCACCTGATGGTCGCGGGCCACACCCACGGCGGCCAGATTTTTCCATTCCACTGGTTCGTCGGAATGCAGCACAAATATCTCGCCGGTCACTTCCAGCAAAGCGACAGCCACCTCTTCGTGACCACCGGAGCGGGCACCTGGGGCCCGCCGCTGCGCGTCGGCGCACGTCCTGAAGTCGTGGTCATCGACCTGATCCGTGACGCGAATTAA
- a CDS encoding sigma-54-dependent Fis family transcriptional regulator has product MRPDTRDLKLKVLSSISEIIANLPDLENTLRDVLRILSETLSMKRATVTLLDRKTGMLFITASYGLTGEEMRRGVYRLDEGITGKIFQTGKPYAIPDIRKEPLFLNKTQSRTLEKQHLTFIGVPVMLQGQAIGVLNVDRLFEDHVSSQEDIEFLQVVAVLIAQFISLNEKFQELRAENASLRSKVSRNSDGPYIVGRSLAMLEVQRQIERVAPTKATVLLQGESGTGKTLIGRIIHDLSERKNFPFIKVNCASIPENLLESELFGYEKGAFTGAMGTKPGKFEEAHKGSIFLDEVGELPLGLQAKLLRFIQEKEFERLGSNKTRKVDVRILAATNKDLEILANQGAFRPDLYYRLNVFPIHTPALRERKEDIEGLLIHFLRKVSREYDREIHFSVEALEQLKGYDWPGNVREMENLIERLVILTEQDRIQPELIQPYLSPRPGTTEGPVHGQGKLAPPGTSNKPALLREMEKREVIAALRRNDWIQARAAKELGLTQRQMGYKVAKFELDALVSVQKVKARKRKVEQPTEA; this is encoded by the coding sequence ATGCGTCCAGACACCAGAGATCTCAAGCTGAAAGTCCTTTCCAGCATCAGTGAAATTATCGCCAACCTGCCGGACCTGGAAAACACCCTCAGGGATGTGCTGCGGATCCTCTCGGAGACGCTGAGCATGAAGCGGGCCACGGTGACCCTCCTGGACCGCAAGACCGGCATGTTGTTCATCACGGCCTCTTATGGACTGACCGGGGAAGAAATGCGTCGCGGGGTGTACCGCCTGGACGAGGGCATTACCGGGAAGATCTTTCAGACCGGCAAGCCCTATGCCATCCCGGACATCCGCAAAGAGCCGCTGTTCCTGAATAAAACCCAATCCCGAACCCTGGAAAAGCAGCACCTGACCTTCATCGGCGTTCCGGTCATGCTTCAGGGACAGGCCATCGGGGTTCTCAACGTGGACCGTCTTTTCGAAGACCATGTCTCCTCCCAGGAAGACATCGAATTCCTGCAGGTCGTGGCCGTGCTCATCGCCCAGTTCATCAGTCTGAACGAGAAGTTCCAGGAACTGCGGGCCGAAAACGCGTCCCTGCGCTCCAAAGTCTCCAGGAATTCCGATGGCCCCTACATCGTCGGACGCAGCCTGGCCATGCTGGAAGTCCAGCGCCAGATCGAACGGGTCGCCCCGACCAAGGCCACGGTGTTGCTCCAGGGCGAGTCCGGCACGGGCAAAACCCTGATCGGGCGGATCATCCACGACCTTTCCGAACGGAAGAACTTCCCGTTCATCAAGGTCAACTGTGCTTCCATCCCGGAAAACCTTCTGGAATCAGAGCTGTTCGGGTATGAAAAAGGGGCGTTCACCGGGGCTATGGGAACCAAGCCGGGGAAGTTCGAGGAAGCGCACAAAGGATCCATTTTTCTGGACGAAGTAGGCGAACTGCCCTTGGGGTTGCAGGCCAAGCTGCTCCGGTTCATTCAGGAGAAGGAGTTCGAGCGGTTGGGCAGCAATAAGACCCGCAAGGTGGACGTACGCATCCTGGCGGCCACGAACAAGGACCTGGAAATCCTGGCCAACCAGGGGGCTTTCCGTCCGGACCTCTACTACCGCCTGAACGTCTTCCCCATCCACACCCCGGCTCTGCGGGAGCGCAAGGAGGACATCGAAGGCCTGCTGATCCATTTCCTGCGCAAGGTCAGCCGGGAGTACGACCGGGAAATCCACTTCTCCGTGGAGGCCTTGGAACAGCTCAAGGGCTACGATTGGCCGGGCAATGTCCGGGAGATGGAGAACCTGATCGAACGGCTGGTGATCCTCACCGAACAGGACCGGATACAGCCGGAGTTGATCCAGCCCTACCTTTCGCCCCGCCCCGGAACGACCGAAGGCCCGGTTCACGGCCAGGGCAAGCTTGCCCCCCCCGGCACCTCAAACAAACCGGCCCTGCTGCGGGAGATGGAAAAGCGAGAGGTGATCGCGGCTCTGCGCCGCAACGACTGGATCCAGGCACGGGCCGCCAAGGAACTGGGCCTGACCCAGCGCCAGATGGGCTACAAGGTGGCCAAGTTCGAACTGGATGCCTTGGTTTCCGTGCAAAAGGTCAAAGCCAGAAAGCGCAAAGTCGAGCAGCCCACCGAAGCTTGA
- a CDS encoding zinc ribbon domain-containing protein, translated as MSLYLKQIEQLVALQMIDDEIMQLNTFLKNAPLEMERMEARLLELKDAVAHLKEKIAMIITQRDQLDSDIEDSGRKIKKSKNKLMMVTNSKEHQAMMREIDNLEKTNRVREEEKISLLEELARQEETLATTQAELTALQQEITQKKKQINQKLQSAKTRLETLKGLRGEAEQVIPKPILSRYQFIRARLSQPVVVSVGEGICKGCNISIPPQTYNVLQKGEQILSCPNCQRIIYWSEHFSRDEESEEAEAA; from the coding sequence TTGAGCCTGTATTTGAAACAGATCGAGCAATTGGTCGCCCTGCAAATGATCGATGACGAGATCATGCAGTTGAACACATTCTTGAAAAACGCTCCTTTGGAGATGGAACGCATGGAGGCGCGTCTTCTCGAACTCAAGGACGCGGTGGCGCACTTGAAGGAAAAAATCGCCATGATTATCACGCAGCGGGACCAACTGGACAGTGATATCGAGGATTCCGGGCGAAAGATCAAGAAAAGCAAGAACAAGCTGATGATGGTCACCAACTCCAAGGAGCATCAGGCCATGATGCGCGAGATCGACAACCTGGAAAAAACCAATCGCGTCCGGGAAGAAGAAAAAATCTCCCTGCTGGAGGAACTCGCCCGGCAAGAGGAAACCTTGGCCACGACCCAGGCCGAATTGACCGCGCTGCAACAGGAAATCACCCAGAAAAAGAAGCAGATCAACCAGAAGCTCCAGTCCGCCAAGACGCGATTGGAAACACTGAAAGGGCTGCGCGGCGAGGCCGAACAGGTGATTCCCAAGCCGATCCTGAGCCGGTACCAGTTCATTCGGGCCCGGCTTTCCCAGCCCGTTGTGGTCTCGGTGGGTGAGGGAATCTGCAAGGGGTGCAACATCAGCATCCCGCCGCAGACTTACAATGTTTTGCAAAAAGGGGAGCAGATCCTGAGCTGCCCCAATTGTCAGCGAATCATCTACTGGTCCGAGCACTTCTCCAGGGACGAAGAGAGTGAGGAGGCTGAAGCGGCGTAG
- the arfB gene encoding alternative ribosome rescue aminoacyl-tRNA hydrolase ArfB, translating into MPPFPISPDQLERSPDVEMEFLRSSGPGGQNVNKVSTAVRLRFAVHSTPLLPEDVRRRLILRAGRRMTDEGELIIEARRHRTQERNRTDALLRLAELIAESWHPPRPRRPTKPTLAARQRRLDRKKRRKSVKHTRKTVDEEKG; encoded by the coding sequence ATGCCTCCTTTCCCAATATCTCCTGACCAACTCGAACGCTCTCCCGACGTGGAGATGGAGTTTCTGCGCAGTTCCGGACCGGGCGGGCAGAATGTGAACAAGGTTTCCACGGCGGTGCGCCTGCGCTTCGCCGTTCACTCCACCCCGCTGCTGCCCGAGGATGTCCGCCGACGTCTGATCCTTCGAGCAGGCAGGCGGATGACCGACGAAGGGGAGTTGATCATCGAGGCTCGTCGGCATCGCACCCAGGAACGCAACCGTACCGACGCCTTGCTTCGGTTGGCGGAACTGATCGCCGAATCCTGGCATCCGCCCCGACCGCGCCGTCCCACCAAGCCGACCCTGGCGGCGCGACAACGCAGACTGGATCGGAAGAAACGGCGCAAAAGCGTCAAACATACCCGTAAAACCGTGGACGAGGAGAAAGGATGA